In the Candidatus Nitrospira nitrosa genome, one interval contains:
- a CDS encoding DEAD/DEAH box helicase, with product MPLTRFHPILCEWFASCLGQPTEVQQQAWPAIQSGADALITAPTGSGKTLAAFLSCIDQLFKQALARELDDHTQVLYVSPLKSLSNDIQKNLQKPLTEIGDRALLAGLMMPELRVLVRTGDTPMADRQQMLKRPPHILVTTPESLFILLTAEKSRRLLQTVRTVIVDEIHALAPNKRGAHLALSLERLEALTFTKPQRIGLSATQRPIELVAKFLVGNPVLSPDLYSAPGPQSSALCTIIDVGHKRQIDLAVEVPNDELSAVATNAIWSDIYDRVAELVREHRTTLVFVNTRRLAERVSHYLEDRLQDLGPDVVAAHHGSLSRQIRLSAEERLKSGKTRVVVATASLELGIDVGTVDLVCQIGSPRAIATGLQRIGRAGHWIKAIPKGRLFATTRDELLECAALIRAIKGGTLDHITVPPAPLDILAQQLVAAAATQTWTEEELYQLVRRAYPYRELERATFDQVVRMLADGIATNRGRGLAYLYHDRINHRLKGRRGARLAAITSGGAIPDTANYAVVAEPDGTVVGSVDEDFAVESLAGDIMLLGNTSWRIKGVEAGKVRVEDARGAPPSIPFWRGEAPSRTAELSAEVACLRQEILNRLSSSAVGSEQSVLSPQHSALEADTHQLSAISWIKRECALDPRGAQQAIEYVLTGKAVLGVVPTQDMIVAERFFDESGGMQLVIHAPFGGRVNKAWGLALRKRFCVTFDFELQAAATDNGLVISLGEKHSFPLESVFNYLHSTTVREVLIQAVLLAPMFTTRWRWNASRALALLRFSNGKKVPPQIQRMKAEDLLAAVFPDAIACQENLTGVRAARTIPDHPLVQETLRDCLSEAMDLAGLTEVLHRIESGAIRCVAIDTPAPSVFSHEILNANPYAFLDDAPLEERRSRAVEMRRTLPAQLLEEIGALDPMAITEVMRESWPIVRDADELHDALLTLVWVPESDARQWIPYFPSLVESGRAVRLAFHASRARCQGVEGWVAAENREQVEQLFTVGSDSTLDGVVLGWMESIGPAMTDELADRLSLPIEGIEAAMVRLEVQGQVLRGRFRSNSVFGSQSSVLNTAPEWCHRRLLARIHRLTIGILRKEIEAVSATDFMRFLMQWQHVVPGSRQHGEAGLMEVIKQLAGFETAASAWEPQLLRTRMAKYEPDLLDRLCLSGAVSWGRLSPHPKLAAGRETEGRRITPTSLALISVFPRDERDWLLAAFHQNVVGVGLDPFAQLGSVAQDLRCALQQQGASFFADLVRMTNHLPAEVEQGLWELVAAGLVTADGFDNLRALMDPHRRRAEGRERTRRPRHSAGRWSLLKPLSSHLSALETQSASPTQRSESSALAIEKVARHLLRRYGVVFRDLLARESLAHSWRDLLVQYRRMEMAGEVRGGRFVCGFTGEQFALPEAVEALRAIRKASVSSNHELRLSATDPLNLVGVILPGPRVPAVPTNFLVWKDGMLVRTVIGRQGDTAIPIVDRTSPVMAR from the coding sequence ATGCCGCTCACACGATTCCATCCGATTCTCTGTGAATGGTTTGCTTCATGCCTTGGCCAGCCGACTGAGGTGCAACAACAAGCCTGGCCGGCAATTCAGTCTGGTGCGGATGCACTGATTACAGCGCCGACTGGTTCGGGGAAGACCCTCGCGGCGTTTCTTTCGTGTATCGATCAACTCTTCAAACAAGCCCTGGCCCGTGAGCTTGATGATCACACCCAGGTACTGTATGTGTCCCCGCTGAAGTCGTTGAGTAACGACATCCAGAAGAATCTTCAGAAGCCGCTCACCGAGATAGGGGACCGTGCGCTCCTGGCTGGGCTGATGATGCCGGAGTTGCGTGTGCTGGTCCGCACGGGTGACACGCCAATGGCGGACCGGCAACAGATGCTCAAGCGGCCGCCGCACATTCTTGTCACGACGCCGGAGTCGCTCTTTATTCTGCTCACCGCCGAGAAAAGTCGCCGTTTGCTCCAGACCGTCCGTACCGTCATCGTCGATGAAATCCATGCACTGGCGCCCAATAAACGTGGCGCGCATCTAGCGCTATCGTTAGAACGGTTGGAAGCACTCACCTTCACTAAGCCACAGCGGATTGGTCTTTCTGCGACGCAACGGCCTATTGAACTCGTGGCAAAATTTCTTGTCGGCAACCCTGTTCTATCACCGGATCTTTACTCAGCCCCCGGTCCTCAGTCCTCAGCCCTGTGTACGATTATCGACGTGGGCCATAAACGGCAAATCGATCTCGCAGTCGAAGTGCCAAACGATGAACTGAGTGCCGTTGCGACGAATGCGATCTGGTCGGATATCTATGACCGTGTTGCCGAGCTGGTGCGAGAACATCGCACGACCTTAGTATTTGTGAACACCCGTCGATTGGCTGAACGGGTGTCGCATTATCTGGAAGATCGACTCCAGGATCTTGGTCCTGATGTTGTGGCCGCGCATCATGGCAGTTTGTCGCGGCAGATTCGTCTCTCGGCGGAAGAACGGTTGAAGAGCGGGAAGACGCGTGTGGTTGTGGCGACGGCCTCGCTCGAACTGGGTATCGATGTCGGCACGGTGGATCTCGTCTGTCAGATCGGCTCACCACGTGCGATCGCCACCGGTCTGCAACGGATCGGTCGGGCTGGTCACTGGATCAAGGCGATCCCCAAAGGCCGTCTCTTTGCTACAACGCGGGACGAGTTGTTGGAATGTGCCGCGCTCATTCGGGCCATCAAGGGTGGCACGCTGGATCACATCACTGTGCCGCCGGCGCCGCTCGACATTCTGGCGCAGCAGCTCGTGGCTGCGGCAGCAACACAGACCTGGACCGAAGAGGAATTGTATCAGTTGGTCCGGCGAGCATATCCCTATCGCGAGTTGGAGCGGGCAACCTTCGACCAGGTTGTCCGGATGCTCGCCGACGGGATCGCGACGAATCGGGGGAGGGGCTTAGCCTATCTCTATCACGATCGGATCAACCACCGACTAAAAGGACGGCGCGGGGCTCGGCTGGCGGCCATCACCTCAGGCGGCGCAATTCCCGATACCGCCAACTACGCGGTGGTGGCAGAACCGGACGGCACGGTGGTCGGGTCCGTCGATGAAGACTTCGCGGTGGAGAGTCTGGCGGGCGACATCATGCTGCTCGGCAATACTTCATGGCGCATCAAGGGGGTGGAGGCGGGCAAAGTGCGGGTGGAAGATGCTCGGGGCGCGCCGCCCAGCATTCCCTTTTGGCGAGGAGAGGCTCCCTCGCGCACTGCCGAACTCTCCGCTGAGGTCGCATGCCTGAGACAGGAGATTTTAAATCGACTCTCTTCATCAGCTGTCGGCTCTGAACAGTCAGTCCTCAGTCCTCAACACTCAGCACTGGAAGCAGATACCCATCAGCTCTCAGCCATCAGCTGGATCAAGAGGGAATGCGCCCTCGATCCACGCGGCGCTCAGCAAGCGATCGAGTATGTATTGACCGGCAAAGCCGTATTGGGAGTCGTGCCGACCCAGGACATGATCGTGGCCGAACGGTTCTTCGACGAAAGCGGCGGGATGCAGCTGGTCATCCATGCGCCGTTTGGCGGACGGGTCAACAAGGCCTGGGGACTCGCGCTGCGCAAACGATTCTGCGTCACGTTTGATTTTGAGTTGCAAGCCGCAGCGACGGACAATGGCCTCGTGATTTCGCTAGGCGAAAAACATAGCTTCCCGCTGGAGTCCGTGTTCAACTATCTCCATTCCACGACCGTGCGAGAGGTTTTGATTCAAGCGGTGTTGCTCGCGCCGATGTTCACCACCAGGTGGCGCTGGAATGCGTCGCGCGCGCTGGCATTGCTGCGCTTTTCAAACGGCAAGAAGGTGCCGCCACAGATTCAACGGATGAAGGCCGAAGATCTCTTGGCCGCCGTGTTTCCCGATGCCATCGCCTGTCAGGAAAACTTGACTGGGGTGAGGGCTGCACGGACGATACCCGATCACCCGCTTGTGCAAGAAACCCTCCGGGATTGTCTGAGTGAAGCGATGGATCTGGCGGGGCTGACGGAAGTTCTGCACCGAATAGAGTCTGGGGCAATCCGTTGCGTGGCGATCGATACGCCTGCGCCGTCCGTCTTTTCGCACGAGATCCTCAATGCCAACCCCTATGCGTTTCTTGACGATGCACCGCTGGAGGAGCGGCGGTCTCGGGCAGTGGAGATGCGGCGCACGCTGCCAGCACAGTTGCTCGAAGAGATCGGGGCGCTTGATCCGATGGCGATTACTGAAGTCATGCGTGAATCGTGGCCGATTGTCCGTGATGCCGATGAGTTGCACGACGCGCTGCTGACCCTAGTATGGGTACCCGAGTCTGATGCAAGGCAATGGATCCCATATTTCCCTTCGCTGGTTGAATCCGGTCGGGCTGTCCGTCTTGCGTTTCACGCCTCCCGTGCCAGGTGTCAAGGAGTTGAGGGATGGGTGGCGGCTGAGAATCGAGAGCAGGTCGAGCAGCTATTCACGGTCGGTTCTGATTCCACTCTGGATGGCGTGGTACTGGGATGGATGGAAAGCATCGGACCGGCGATGACAGACGAATTGGCTGACCGTCTCTCTTTGCCGATTGAGGGGATTGAGGCGGCGATGGTCCGGCTTGAGGTGCAGGGCCAAGTCCTTCGTGGGCGCTTCCGGTCTAACTCAGTCTTCGGTTCTCAGTCCTCAGTATTAAACACTGCACCCGAGTGGTGTCACCGCCGCTTGCTGGCTCGGATCCATCGGCTGACGATCGGAATTTTGCGCAAAGAGATCGAGGCGGTTTCGGCAACGGACTTCATGCGCTTCCTGATGCAATGGCAACATGTCGTGCCAGGTTCGCGACAGCATGGTGAAGCGGGCCTTATGGAGGTCATCAAACAGCTGGCGGGATTCGAGACGGCGGCCTCTGCATGGGAACCGCAGCTCTTGCGCACGAGGATGGCCAAGTATGAGCCGGATCTCCTAGATAGGCTTTGTCTAAGCGGCGCGGTCAGTTGGGGGCGCCTCTCGCCGCATCCGAAACTGGCAGCAGGTAGAGAGACGGAGGGGCGGCGTATCACTCCGACAAGCCTCGCGCTCATCAGTGTCTTTCCACGTGATGAGCGTGATTGGTTGCTTGCCGCATTCCATCAGAACGTGGTTGGCGTAGGTCTCGATCCGTTTGCACAGTTAGGTTCGGTGGCCCAAGATCTCCGGTGTGCGTTGCAGCAACAGGGTGCCAGCTTCTTCGCCGATCTCGTGCGGATGACCAACCATCTTCCCGCTGAAGTCGAGCAGGGATTGTGGGAGCTGGTGGCCGCCGGGTTGGTGACGGCTGATGGGTTCGATAACCTCCGTGCTCTCATGGATCCGCATCGGCGTCGTGCTGAAGGGCGAGAACGGACTCGTCGTCCGCGGCACTCAGCAGGACGGTGGTCTTTGTTGAAGCCTCTTTCGTCTCATCTCTCAGCACTTGAGACTCAGTCCGCTTCGCCGACACAGCGAAGCGAGTCCTCAGCACTTGCCATTGAGAAAGTGGCTCGACACCTTCTCCGCCGCTACGGCGTGGTGTTTCGAGACCTCCTGGCGCGTGAATCGCTGGCTCATTCTTGGAGGGATCTGCTCGTTCAGTACAGACGAATGGAAATGGCAGGGGAGGTCCGTGGTGGACGATTCGTGTGCGGATTTACCGGCGAGCAGTTTGCATTGCCGGAAGCCGTGGAAGCGTTGCGCGCGATCAGGAAGGCGAGTGTATCCTCAAACCACGAGCTCAGACTTTCAGCCACAGATCCATTGAACCTCGTAGGAGTGATCCTCCCTGGCCCTCGTGTGCCTGCCGTCCCGACGAACTTTCTGGTGTGGAAAGATGGGATGCTTGTTCGTACTGTGATTGGGCGGCAGGGTGACACGGCAATTCCCATTGTCGACCGTACCAGCCCGGTAATGGCCCGATAG
- a CDS encoding glycosyltransferase, protein MHLSIVIPAFNEARLIERTLLSITDSLEVNHQPDFTSEVIVVDNNSTDNTAELAKQAGATVVFEPINQIGRARNAGAAHATGEWLLFLDADSLLSPKLLADILRIIDTGKYVGCGSTLRMEGLPWWANLTLHLWTSTSVLCRWAAGALVVCRRDAFQEVGGFDQELYALDEIRLSKQLKQWGRGRNLRFTILTKHPLETSSRKISLYSSREIASQIFRIFFLPKKTLQDKKHLSVWYDGRR, encoded by the coding sequence ATGCACCTATCCATTGTCATCCCTGCGTTCAATGAAGCCCGACTGATTGAGCGTACACTGCTCTCCATCACCGACTCGTTGGAGGTCAACCACCAACCAGATTTCACCTCGGAAGTCATCGTCGTCGACAATAACTCCACAGACAACACGGCGGAATTGGCCAAGCAGGCTGGTGCGACTGTCGTCTTTGAGCCCATCAACCAAATAGGCCGGGCGCGCAATGCCGGTGCGGCCCATGCCACCGGCGAATGGTTGCTCTTCCTCGATGCCGACAGCCTCCTGAGTCCTAAACTGCTGGCGGATATCTTGCGCATCATTGATACGGGCAAGTACGTCGGCTGTGGGAGCACGTTACGGATGGAGGGGCTGCCTTGGTGGGCAAATCTGACGTTGCACCTCTGGACCAGTACCTCCGTACTCTGTCGGTGGGCCGCCGGCGCACTCGTTGTCTGCCGACGCGATGCGTTTCAGGAGGTCGGCGGATTCGATCAGGAACTCTATGCACTCGATGAGATCCGGCTCAGTAAGCAACTCAAACAATGGGGGCGGGGACGAAATCTGCGATTTACCATCTTAACCAAACACCCGCTTGAAACCTCCTCCCGCAAAATCTCCCTTTACTCGAGCCGCGAGATCGCATCCCAGATCTTCCGCATTTTTTTCCTACCAAAGAAGACGCTACAGGATAAAAAACACCTATCCGTCTGGTACGACGGACGACGCTAA
- a CDS encoding carbonic anhydrase: protein MPREKDGLGAGDGSSNQQVGTGHSAAGKTLGSGLILFKYFLQIVGDTFSPRVAGNISNEDILCSMEYACAAVSSKLVLVMRHTACGAIKDVIDNVRFGNLTGLLGKMRPVIDATQYDGERTAKSSPFLNAVARKNVELTMAGIHTGSPVLKRLEDQGHIKIAGEMYCGEAGVVEFIS from the coding sequence TTGCCCAGGGAGAAGGATGGGCTCGGCGCAGGCGACGGCAGCTCGAATCAACAAGTAGGGACCGGCCACTCGGCTGCAGGAAAGACACTAGGCTCAGGACTCATTCTTTTTAAGTATTTCCTGCAGATAGTAGGGGACACCTTCAGTCCTCGCGTGGCAGGAAACATCTCTAACGAAGATATTCTTTGCAGCATGGAGTATGCGTGTGCGGCGGTCAGCAGTAAACTGGTGCTCGTGATGAGGCACACCGCCTGCGGTGCCATCAAAGACGTGATCGACAATGTGCGATTCGGCAATCTGACAGGCCTGCTGGGTAAAATGCGGCCGGTAATCGATGCCACGCAGTACGACGGTGAGCGTACCGCAAAGAGTTCTCCTTTTCTGAACGCGGTCGCGCGGAAAAATGTGGAGTTAACCATGGCTGGCATCCATACTGGAAGTCCTGTGCTCAAGAGGCTAGAGGATCAGGGGCACATCAAGATCGCGGGTGAGATGTATTGCGGTGAAGCTGGGGTGGTTGAATTTATCTCCTGA